TGCGTTGATGGAATTGCAGGTTGAGGTTATCGAGACTCAGAAAGAGATCATTATGACTCTTGGTGAGGTTGTCGAAACCCGCTCAAATGAAACCGCAAAGCATGTTCGCAGAGTTGCAGAATATACACGAATTTTGGCTCTCCGTGCTGGACTTGGCGGAGAAGAAGCTAATTTGCTCAGGCTTGCCGCACCGATGCATGATGTCGGTAAAATAGGTATTCCTGATACCGTATTAAATAAGCCCGGTAAGCTGACTCCCGAAGAATTTGATATTATCAAAACTCATACTACTATTGGCTATGAGATCTTAAAACATTCTGAAAGATCAATCATCAAGGCCGCAGCAATCGTGGCGCATGAACATCATGAACGCTGGGACGGGAAAGGGTACCCTCGAGGTCTTTCCGGTGAAGATATTAATATTTACGGCCGTATAACTGGTATATCTGATGTCTTTGATGCTTTAGGTAGTGACCGCGTGTACAAGAAAGCATGGTCGATTGAAAAAATACGGGGTTATTTCGAAGAGCAGAAGGGTAAGCAGTTTGATCCTTTCT
The sequence above is a segment of the Maridesulfovibrio frigidus DSM 17176 genome. Coding sequences within it:
- a CDS encoding HD domain-containing phosphohydrolase, whose translation is MDNSELTILVIDDEAFVRETISDYLSDSGFNILNAGDGAEGIEIFREKEPDAVLVDLNMPRVDGFEVLKVVREEKPDVPILVVSGAGLIQDAIKAVRLGAWDFVTKPVVDLSILEHALSQGLERASLIKENKQYKEHLEIEVQRRTEDLRSEIKVRKEAQDALMELQVEVIETQKEIIMTLGEVVETRSNETAKHVRRVAEYTRILALRAGLGGEEANLLRLAAPMHDVGKIGIPDTVLNKPGKLTPEEFDIIKTHTTIGYEILKHSERSIIKAAAIVAHEHHERWDGKGYPRGLSGEDINIYGRITGISDVFDALGSDRVYKKAWSIEKIRGYFEEQKGKQFDPFLTDLFFDNIEEILELRKIYPDG